DNA sequence from the Peptococcaceae bacterium genome:
ATCTTTTGGGCAAACGGGTTGATTATTCGGGACGGTCCGTGATCGTGGTTGGTCCGGAGCTTTTGCTCCACCAGTGCGGCCTGCCCCGGGAAATGGCCTTGGAGCTGTTCAAGCCGTTTGTCATGAAAAAGCTGGTCAATGACGGCTACGCTCATAACATCAAGAGCGCCAAGCGAATGGTGGAAAGGGTCCGCAACGAGGTCTGGGATGTGCTGGAAGAAGTTATCCAGGACCACCCGGTCCTGTTAAACCGCGCTCCCACCCTGCACCGCCTGGGGATCCAGGCTTTTGAACCGGTGCTGGTAGAAGGCAGGGCCCTTCAGATTCACCCGCTGGTCTGCACTGCTTACAATGCCGATTTTGACGGCGACCAGATGGCTGTTCACGTGCCTCTTTCCGCCGAAGCGCAGGTCGAAGCCCGCCTCTTAATGCTTTCTTCACACAACATCCTTAACCCCAAGGACGGCCGGCCGGTGGTAACCCCCACCCAGGACATGGTTCTTGGTTCATATTACCTGACCGTGGAAAAGTCTGCGGGGAACCCCACCTATACCTTTGCCAGCGATGAAGAGGCCATCTATGCCTATGAAACGGGCATGGTGACGCTCCATGAACCCGTAAAAGTCCGCAAAGACGGCAAACTGATCCAGACCACCACGGGCCGCCTCATCTTCAACCAGGTTATACCCCCGGAAGTGGGTTTCTATAATGAAGTTATAGGCAAAAAGCAGCTGGGCCAGATCGTGGCCAAGTGTTTCCGGCTTCTTGGGAACGCCGCGACGGCCAGAATGCTTGACGGGATCAAGAAATTAGGTTTTACCTACTCTACTCGCGCTGGAATCACTATCGGCATCACCGACATTGTCGTTCCTGAAGACAAAAATCTGATCCTGAACGAGGCCGAAAAACAGGTCGAGGTCATAGAAAACCAGTTCAGGAGGGGCCTGATTACCTACGAAGAGCGCCAGCAGCTGATTATCGGGGTCTGGAACAAGGCTACCGAGGATGTTACCAAGTCTCTGCTGGATACCCTGGATAAGTTTAACCCTGTTTATATGATGGCCAATTCCGGGGCGCGCGGCAACATCCAGCAGATCCGCCAGCTGGCGGGGATGCGGGGTCTGATGGCCGATCCTTCAGGCCGCACAATTGAAGTGCCGGTCAAGTCAAATTTCCGTGAAGGGCTGGCGGTTTTGGAATACTTCAATTCCACCCACGGAGCGCGCAAAGGACTCGCCGACACGGCCCTGCGAACAGCCGACTCCGGTTATCTCACCCGCCGTCTTGTAGACGTGGCCCAGGACGTGATTGTAAGGGAAAACGACTGCGGCGCCACCACGGGCATATATGTAGACGAGATCAAGGACGGGAACGAGGCCATTGAGTCGCTGTATGAAAGAATTGTCGGCCGTTATGCGCTGGAAGACGTTGTCCACCCGCAGACCGGCCGGGTCATCGTGGCTGCGGATGAAGAGATCACCGAACAGCAGGCCGGTGAAATAATTGAAGCGGGGATTAAAGAAGTCGGCATTCGTACCGTTCTAACATGTAAAACGCGGTACGGCGTATGCCGCAAATGCTACGGCCGGAATCTGGCTACGGGTCATATGGTGGAGATCGGCGAAGCGGTGGGGATTATTGCCGCCCAGTCCATCGGCGAGCCGGGAACCCAGTTGACCATGAGAACCTTCCACACGGGTGGCGTGGCCGGCGAAGACATCACCCAGGGTCTTCCCAGGGTCGAAGAACTCTTTGAGGCCAGAAAGCCGAGAGGCCAGGCGATAATTGCCGAAGACGACGGGATCGTGCACATTTCCGAAGTCAGGGGTCGCAAAGAAATTGAAATAACCGCCGGCGGGGAAGAAAAATATATTTACCAGATCCCGTTCGGTTCCAGGATCAAGGTGAAAGAGGGCCAGCAGGTTGAGGCCGGGCAGGAGCTGACCGAAGGCTCGATCAATCCTCACGATCTCTTGAAAATCCGCGGGATCAGGGGAGTCCAAACCTACCTTTTGAGGGAAGTGCAGCGTGTTTATCGCCTGCAGGGGGTAGACATAAATGATAAACACATCGAGGTGATAATCCGCCAGATGCTAAGGAAGGTAAAGGTTGAAGAACCTGGCGATACCCAGCTTTTACCTGGCGGGTTAATCGATATTTTCGAGTTTGAAGAAGAGAACGCCAAGGTTTTTGCCATGGGAGGAGAACCTGCCACCGCCAAACCGGTTTTACTCGGAATTACC
Encoded proteins:
- the rpoC gene encoding DNA-directed RNA polymerase subunit beta' produces the protein MRIGLASPEQIRAWSSGEVKKPETINYRTLKPEREGLFCEKIFGPTRDWECHCGKYKRVRYKGIICDRCGVEVTKSKVRRERLGHIELAAPCSHIWYFKGIPSRMGLILDISPRSLEKVLYFVSYIVTEPGDTPLMKKQLLSEMEYREYKEKYGNRFQAGMGAEAIKVLLEEMDLDEIAAELRAELREATGQRKVRAIRRLEVIEAFKNSGNRPEWMIMDVIPVIPPELRPMVQLDGGRFATSDLNDLYRRVINRNNRLKRLLDLGAPDIIVRNEKRMLQEAVDALIDNGRRGRPVTGPGNRPLKSLSDMLKGKQGRFRQNLLGKRVDYSGRSVIVVGPELLLHQCGLPREMALELFKPFVMKKLVNDGYAHNIKSAKRMVERVRNEVWDVLEEVIQDHPVLLNRAPTLHRLGIQAFEPVLVEGRALQIHPLVCTAYNADFDGDQMAVHVPLSAEAQVEARLLMLSSHNILNPKDGRPVVTPTQDMVLGSYYLTVEKSAGNPTYTFASDEEAIYAYETGMVTLHEPVKVRKDGKLIQTTTGRLIFNQVIPPEVGFYNEVIGKKQLGQIVAKCFRLLGNAATARMLDGIKKLGFTYSTRAGITIGITDIVVPEDKNLILNEAEKQVEVIENQFRRGLITYEERQQLIIGVWNKATEDVTKSLLDTLDKFNPVYMMANSGARGNIQQIRQLAGMRGLMADPSGRTIEVPVKSNFREGLAVLEYFNSTHGARKGLADTALRTADSGYLTRRLVDVAQDVIVRENDCGATTGIYVDEIKDGNEAIESLYERIVGRYALEDVVHPQTGRVIVAADEEITEQQAGEIIEAGIKEVGIRTVLTCKTRYGVCRKCYGRNLATGHMVEIGEAVGIIAAQSIGEPGTQLTMRTFHTGGVAGEDITQGLPRVEELFEARKPRGQAIIAEDDGIVHISEVRGRKEIEITAGGEEKYIYQIPFGSRIKVKEGQQVEAGQELTEGSINPHDLLKIRGIRGVQTYLLREVQRVYRLQGVDINDKHIEVIIRQMLRKVKVEEPGDTQLLPGGLIDIFEFEEENAKVFAMGGEPATAKPVLLGITKASLATDSFLSAASFQETTRVLTEAAIKGKTDPLLGLKENVIIGKLIPAGTGMSRYRNIRVSPVIEENAAAALEQLDSHTSLASS